One stretch of Chiroxiphia lanceolata isolate bChiLan1 chromosome 1, bChiLan1.pri, whole genome shotgun sequence DNA includes these proteins:
- the LOC116791114 gene encoding C-C chemokine receptor type 8-like — protein sequence MNPTSQSLGTTEYDYGYDENTAPCNEGNSFRRFKSLFLPSLYCLVFVFCLLGNSLVLWVLLTRKRLTTMTDICLLNLAASDLLFVVPLPFQAHYASDQWVFGNAMCKIMAGIYYTGFYSSIFFITLMSIDRYIAIVHAVYAMRIRTASCGVIISLILWLVAGLASVPNIIFNQELEIEQAVQCVPTYPPGSNTWKVASQFAVNILGLLIPFSILVCCYAQILKNLQKCKNRNKVKAIKMIFIIVIVFFLFWTPFNIALFLDSLQSLHIINDCKASSQIALALQLTETISFIHCCLNPVIYAFAGVTFKAHLKGLLQSCARVLSSPAGGAGAGQSFSTPTQLSGWSDSTGVM from the coding sequence ATGAATCCCACAAGCCAATCCCTTGGCACAACTGAATATGATTATGGATATGATGAAAACACTGCTCCGTGCAATGAAGGAAACAGCTTTCGCAGGTTTAAATCCCTCTTTCTGCCGAGTCTTTACTGCCTCGTGTTTGTCTTCTGCCTTCTGGGAAACTCCTTGGTCCTTTGGGTTCTCCTGACCAGGAAAAGGCTGACGACAATGACAGACATCTGCCTGCTGAACCTTGCTGCCTCTGATCTCCTCTTCGTTGTGCCTCTCCCTTTCCAAGCCCACTACGCTTCAGACCAGTGGGTTTTTGGCAATGCTATGTGCAAGATAATGGCTGGCATTTATTACACAGGTTTTTAtagcagtattttctttataacCCTCATGAGCATAGACAGGTATATAGCAATTGTTCATGCCGTCTATGCCATGAGGATACGGACAGCCTCTTGCGGCGTAATTATCAGTTTAATCCTGTGGCTGGTGGCTGGCTTGGCTTCTGTGCCCAACATCATATTCAACCAGGAGCTGGAAATCGAGCAGGCTGTACAGTGTGTCCCCACATACCCGCCAGGCAGCAATACCTGGAAGGTTGCTTCTCAGTTTGCAGTCAATATCTTGGGCCTCTTGATTCCCTTCAGTATCCTCGTTTGCTGCTACGCCCAGATACtgaaaaacctgcaaaaatgcaaaaatcgGAACAAGGTCAAGGCGATCAAGATGATCTTCATCATTgtcattgttttcttcctcttctggaCTCCCTTCAACATCGCACTGTTCCTGGactctctgcagagcctgcacATCATCAATGACTGCAAGGCAAGCTCCCAGAtagccctggccctgcagctgACGGAAACCATTTCCTTCATCCACTGCTGCCTGAACCCCGTCATCTATGCCTTCGCTGGGGTGACATTCAAGGCCCATCTTAAAGGACTGCTTCAGTCCTGTGCCCGTgtcctctccagccctgctggaggtgctggggctggcCAATCATTTTCGACACCCACCCAGCTCTCTGGCTGGTCTGACAGCACTGGGGTCATGTGA
- the XCR1 gene encoding chemokine XC receptor 1 yields MDEEYYSANLDDNYSYEYTNESNICEMGDYFIFNTHLTTVLYTLVFLLSLLGNTLVLWILLKYENLTSLTNTFIMNLCVSDLVFSCMLPFWIVDQSFGWIFGEFLCKAVNAVFSIGYYSGVFFLTLMTILRYVCVVNPLSTLRSQTRCYSFLVCLAVWTVSVLIVVPEVIYTTVQENLEENRTCDYADWKWKKVDIYLRNVLFLFSFGVIVFCYFKILIILLRARSRRKHRTVKLILIIVVAFFLCWAPYNILSFLISFPPSTCQYAKDSILAFHISRNIAFSHCCLNPVLYVFIGVKFKKHLAQLCSCCSHCGNGQVSSPRICSQGKFQHEGASIY; encoded by the coding sequence ATGGATGAAGAATATTATTCAGCCAATTTAGATGATAATTACTCATATGAATACACTAATGAAAGCAACATCTGTGAAATGGGTGACTATTTCATATTTAACACCCATCTCACTACCGTCCTCTACACTCTGGTATTTTTGCTCAGCCTGCTAGGAAACACTTTAGTGTTATGGATCCTACTCAAATATGAAAACCTTACATCTTTAACAAACACCTTCATCATGAATCTTTGTGTCTCTGACTTAGTCTTCTCCTGCATGCTGCCTTTTTGGATAGTGGACCAGTCTTTCGGATGGATTTTTGGCGAGTTCCTTTGCAAAGCGGTGAATGCCGTTTTCTCCATTGGCTACTACAGCggtgttttctttttgactcTCATGACTATCCTGCGGTACGTATGTGTAGTGAACCCCCTTTCAACTTTGAGATCCCAGACACGGTGCTACAGTTTTCTGGTGTGCTTGGCTGTTTGGACTGTTAGCGTATTAATTGTGGTTCCCGAGGTGATTTACACCACAGTGCAAGAAAACTTGGAAGAGAACAGGACCTGTGATTATGCtgactggaaatggaaaaaggtGGACATTTATCTGAGAAATGTActcttcctgttttcctttggagtTATCGTATTCTGTTACTTCAAGATACTCATAATCCTGCTCAGAGCAAGATCTCGCAGAAAGCACAGAACCGTGAAACTCATTCTCATTATTGTGGTggcttttttcctgtgctgggcacccTACAACATCCTCAGCTTTCTGATTAGCTTTCCACCATCTACTTGTCAGTATGCAAAAGACTCCATTCTTGCCTTTCACATCAGCCGTAACATTGCtttctcccactgctgcctcAACCCTGTGCTCTATGTATTTATTGGAGTcaagttcaagaagcatttggcaCAGTTATGCAGTTGCTGCTCACACTGTGGCAATGGTCAAGTCTCCAGCCCCAGGATCTGCTCTCAAGGTAAATTCCAGCATGAAGGTGCATCCATCTACTGA